A genomic stretch from Lathyrus oleraceus cultivar Zhongwan6 chromosome 2, CAAS_Psat_ZW6_1.0, whole genome shotgun sequence includes:
- the LOC127122690 gene encoding uncharacterized protein LOC127122690, translating into MKEVIAKKRPIGDGSVTFNEKCSAISPCRRISIKQKDPGSVRVPCTIKDKTFKKVLIDFGASASLMPVSIYQRLGIRSVGDTRTNLKFADHSKKNAYGIVEDVLVTIKQYSFPDDFVIIDIPEDEETPIILGRPFMRTSRCNFDKDHGTLT; encoded by the coding sequence ATGAAAGAGGTAATCGCTAAAAAGAGACCAATAGGAGATGGGTCGGTAACCTTTAATGAAAAATGTAGTGCAATATCACCATGTAGGAGAATCTCAATCAAGCAGAAGGATCCTGGATCTGTCAGAGTCCCATGCACTATAAAAGACAAAACTTTTAAGAAGGTACTAATTGATTTTGGAGCTAGTGCGAGTTTAATGCCAGTATCAATCTACCAAAGGCTTGGTATTAGAAGTGTTGGTGATACAAGGACAAATTTGAAATTTGCAGATCATTCCAAAAAGAATGCATATGGGATAGTAGAAGATGTACTGGTGACAATAAAGCAATATAGTTTTCCAGATGATTTTGTGATCatagacatacctgaagatgaaGAGACGCCTATCATTCTTGGTCGACCATTCATGCGGACAAGTCGATGCAATTTCGACAAAGACCATGGTACACTAACTTAA